A region of Maridesulfovibrio sp. DNA encodes the following proteins:
- a CDS encoding DUF6573 family protein: protein MVINCDPLFRMIYSYTRKQAIEDGNLIDVTEQAKQTGFKVPVAVSLNLYERYITPPTGLEGEGQSVKGRLHDLFSMCLLAMQDKLDQSRISFQVLFLTKSQPRTLEEVEVVCQCGPDDDMKPCITLMLPDDD, encoded by the coding sequence ATGGTAATTAACTGCGATCCACTGTTTAGGATGATCTATTCCTATACCCGTAAGCAGGCAATCGAAGACGGAAATTTAATCGATGTGACCGAACAGGCCAAACAGACCGGATTCAAGGTTCCAGTGGCTGTTTCATTGAACCTATACGAAAGATACATCACACCACCTACCGGGCTTGAAGGCGAAGGGCAGAGCGTAAAAGGACGGCTCCACGATCTCTTCAGCATGTGCTTGTTGGCGATGCAGGATAAGCTGGACCAAAGCAGGATCAGCTTTCAGGTTTTGTTTTTAACTAAGTCACAGCCGAGGACCCTTGAAGAAGTAGAGGTCGTCTGCCAGTGCGGCCCAGATGATGACATGAAGCCCTGTATTACCCTGATGCTGCCTGATGACGATTAA
- a CDS encoding DNA modification system-associated small protein encodes MDDSYLSDLPLWADDDTRAVFEQVCAENKIPVDVITELVVLQRERQHQERAAGIYPRFEEILGRID; translated from the coding sequence ATGGATGATAGCTATTTAAGTGACCTCCCTTTATGGGCTGACGATGACACTCGTGCTGTTTTTGAGCAGGTTTGCGCAGAAAATAAAATACCTGTTGATGTAATAACAGAACTTGTCGTTCTCCAGAGAGAAAGACAGCACCAAGAACGAGCTGCTGGCATCTACCCACGATTCGAAGAGATTTTAGGAAGAATTGACTAA
- a CDS encoding FtsK/SpoIIIE domain-containing protein, producing the protein MSTLSIQQILNSRFRTSRAADKETVRIMEHLGLSTKASVARLAISRSLSMGKLPEEKVDAKGLEVPATSLFSSEDVAIWVGLCVTHSIKFSAKPITNMDGFRESIRRHWHRGVGLLAEDWSASSEDYDRFLETLINRRAELPEFANSNENPSTKTAQESPKEPNDISTQLLAALADIAVKAEIKDVTHGPRVSRYKVYLPDINIIDKLRKGLERLSLVLNLQEGLPILSPGDESKTVYLDIPRPQASWESCSFDRLKDWSQNIDPSPDKLLVFPGVDVMGNPFTFDLSKAPHLLVGGATGQGKSVCLHALIASLVSQHTPDSLSLALIDPKQVEFSVYRNSKYLYNETVAVGIEEARDCIFNLVEEMDHRYQVFKELGVSNIEEARKKGISISYIAVFIEELADLVLQDREIEDQIVRLAQLARASGIHLVLATQRPDSKTFSGLIRSNIPARIALTVQKSSESKIILDEVGAEHLLGAGDMLVKTTGKQSTRVHGVYVSRKDIEKIIR; encoded by the coding sequence ATGAGTACATTATCAATACAGCAAATCCTTAACTCCCGTTTCAGGACAAGCAGGGCTGCCGATAAAGAAACTGTTAGAATAATGGAGCACCTTGGTCTTTCAACGAAAGCAAGCGTTGCAAGGCTCGCTATTAGCCGTTCCTTATCAATGGGAAAACTTCCAGAGGAGAAGGTTGATGCTAAAGGTCTGGAAGTTCCAGCTACTTCACTTTTCAGCTCAGAAGATGTCGCAATTTGGGTTGGCTTATGTGTAACGCACTCAATTAAATTTTCCGCAAAACCAATCACTAACATGGATGGTTTTCGAGAATCGATAAGACGACACTGGCATCGTGGAGTAGGACTTCTAGCTGAAGATTGGTCTGCAAGCAGTGAAGATTATGATCGTTTTTTAGAGACATTAATCAACAGAAGAGCAGAACTTCCAGAGTTTGCAAATAGCAATGAAAATCCCTCTACCAAAACAGCTCAAGAATCTCCAAAGGAACCAAACGATATTTCAACACAGTTATTAGCAGCTCTTGCAGACATTGCAGTCAAAGCGGAAATTAAAGACGTCACCCATGGACCAAGGGTTTCCAGATACAAAGTATACTTACCAGACATTAATATTATCGATAAACTCCGCAAGGGACTTGAAAGACTCAGCTTAGTTCTGAACCTCCAAGAAGGATTACCTATTCTCAGCCCCGGAGATGAATCAAAAACTGTTTATTTAGACATTCCTCGACCACAAGCATCGTGGGAGTCATGCTCCTTTGACAGGTTAAAAGATTGGAGCCAAAACATCGATCCTTCCCCTGACAAGCTATTAGTCTTTCCGGGAGTTGATGTTATGGGCAATCCTTTTACCTTTGATTTATCTAAAGCACCCCATCTTTTGGTTGGAGGAGCAACTGGTCAAGGTAAAAGCGTCTGCCTCCATGCCCTCATCGCTTCTTTGGTTTCGCAACATACACCAGATTCATTAAGTTTAGCCTTAATTGATCCCAAACAGGTTGAATTCTCTGTCTACAGAAATTCAAAATATTTATATAACGAAACAGTGGCTGTCGGAATTGAAGAAGCTCGTGACTGCATATTCAATCTAGTTGAAGAAATGGACCATCGTTATCAAGTCTTCAAAGAACTCGGTGTAAGCAACATTGAAGAAGCACGTAAAAAGGGCATTTCAATTAGTTACATTGCTGTTTTTATCGAAGAACTTGCAGATTTAGTATTACAAGACCGTGAAATAGAAGATCAAATCGTTCGACTAGCCCAGCTTGCAAGAGCATCTGGAATTCATCTGGTCTTAGCGACACAAAGACCTGATTCAAAAACGTTCAGTGGGTTAATCAGGAGTAATATTCCGGCAAGAATAGCACTAACTGTGCAAAAGAGTTCAGAATCAAAAATAATTTTAGATGAAGTCGGAGCAGAGCATTTGCTAGGTGCTGGTGATATGCTCGTTAAGACAACAGGCAAACAGTCCACACGGGTCCATGGTGTTTATGTTAGTAGAAAGGATATTGAAAAGATTATTCGGTAG
- a CDS encoding helix-turn-helix transcriptional regulator, protein MNDLQSVFGEHLKSLRKSQGLTQDKLAELCGISVQYLGDVERGKANATINVLGKIGQALGVSVAELFDTAEFQLSTDELRKLMLDYISRADSVTLRQLYGITRIISR, encoded by the coding sequence ATGAACGACTTGCAAAGCGTATTTGGTGAACATTTGAAATCGTTGAGAAAATCTCAAGGACTGACACAGGACAAGCTTGCTGAACTGTGCGGAATATCTGTGCAGTATTTAGGAGATGTAGAGCGTGGAAAGGCCAATGCGACCATCAATGTTCTGGGAAAAATAGGACAGGCACTTGGAGTATCAGTAGCTGAACTGTTTGATACCGCAGAGTTCCAGTTGTCCACGGATGAACTACGAAAACTCATGCTCGACTATATTTCCCGGGCGGATAGTGTCACCCTGCGCCAGCTTTACGGTATCACTCGGATCATTTCTCGATAA
- a CDS encoding CHAT domain-containing protein, translated as MSKYYLTDYKFSKTQFGIQDTSIQHQIETINSITAAKEQKDFVQADSLLLGELDNQQDNCAKALILNQLADLYSYNTLELEKAAKADQDLLEISSECTDSKYKLKHYSANNVLLAVPSYKEKYFDPSYVQIRKHAQKRLDQNESLLKEGSKFTGKTYTKEQLVNHISAVQHDIARALDMQTKNELISRLIRGEYELYKATGSTDWIADGYTFFLNDEINLDDVDLDEINFLAISNYLHATYLKTSNVLFEELAFKIVLKPYLNIESSTHRWAYNKLINSYINNLVDAYYKQKDFTKALYYISLNKSRMILEDKASMYAENKSISDTMTTNSDLPDYDTFKQKLSNTPSLIDFYVRADAEKTRKITLDHAKTELANTYTSVRSLVRKSKHSKTSIEIPIYSNTYITVKDKNSINMKRLSEKESLRMKEALENCYERIVDFEMPAVRDIRTIKSVIPGRIAANTIISTDKWISSHPIGAYLGVSSVRVLNAFMIAPHNKMKDVALAGYFNPSSNMYEPLPDADEELSYLQTLYPDGQFFAHEKATLENLSSEIQANIVHLSTHGIFDYTEPEASKLLFADDTFLYAKEMAKFSQLKNKELIFTAACTTGKTRNDVKNSSEILGILRPLLINDNKYLILTLWEVDSKSAGEFVREFYTTLKNKKDVTEAFHIAVNKLKSKYKLPYYWAPYYIIANG; from the coding sequence TTGAGTAAATATTATTTAACTGATTACAAGTTCTCCAAAACCCAATTCGGAATCCAAGACACATCCATACAACACCAAATTGAAACCATAAACAGCATCACAGCAGCTAAAGAGCAAAAGGATTTCGTTCAAGCAGACAGTCTGCTGCTGGGAGAACTGGATAATCAACAGGACAACTGTGCAAAAGCTCTTATTCTTAACCAACTTGCAGACCTGTACAGCTACAATACCCTTGAGCTTGAAAAAGCTGCAAAGGCTGATCAGGATCTTCTTGAGATTTCATCTGAATGTACAGATTCAAAATACAAATTAAAACATTACTCGGCTAACAATGTCCTTCTTGCTGTACCGTCATATAAGGAGAAGTACTTTGACCCGTCATATGTCCAGATTCGTAAGCATGCCCAAAAAAGACTGGACCAGAATGAAAGTTTGCTAAAAGAAGGCAGTAAATTCACAGGTAAAACATATACAAAAGAGCAACTTGTAAATCATATTTCGGCTGTTCAGCATGACATTGCCAGAGCTTTAGATATGCAGACTAAAAATGAACTCATATCCAGATTAATCAGGGGGGAATACGAACTATACAAGGCAACCGGAAGTACAGACTGGATTGCTGATGGATACACATTTTTCCTTAATGATGAAATCAACTTGGATGATGTAGATCTGGACGAAATAAATTTTCTAGCCATTTCAAATTATCTGCATGCTACTTACCTCAAAACATCAAATGTACTTTTCGAAGAATTGGCTTTTAAAATTGTTTTAAAACCATATTTAAATATCGAAAGCAGCACGCACAGGTGGGCATATAATAAACTGATCAATTCATACATCAATAATCTCGTTGATGCCTACTACAAACAAAAGGATTTTACGAAAGCTTTATACTACATCTCGCTTAACAAATCCCGCATGATCCTTGAAGATAAGGCGAGCATGTACGCTGAAAACAAATCAATTAGTGATACAATGACCACCAATTCGGACCTGCCGGACTACGATACTTTCAAACAGAAACTTTCAAACACACCTTCATTGATTGATTTTTATGTTCGTGCAGACGCAGAAAAAACCAGAAAAATAACTTTAGATCACGCCAAAACCGAACTGGCAAATACTTATACGTCTGTCAGATCTCTCGTACGTAAATCTAAACACAGCAAAACAAGTATTGAGATTCCAATCTACAGCAATACGTACATCACGGTGAAAGATAAGAACTCTATTAACATGAAACGGTTGTCTGAAAAGGAGTCCCTGCGCATGAAAGAGGCGTTGGAAAATTGCTATGAACGCATAGTCGATTTCGAGATGCCCGCTGTCCGTGATATAAGAACCATCAAATCTGTTATCCCCGGTAGAATCGCAGCTAATACAATTATCTCAACCGATAAATGGATTTCCAGCCATCCTATTGGAGCCTACCTTGGTGTATCATCTGTCAGAGTTTTAAATGCATTCATGATTGCACCGCACAATAAAATGAAGGATGTCGCTTTAGCAGGATATTTCAATCCCAGCAGCAACATGTACGAGCCCTTACCGGATGCAGATGAAGAGCTTTCATACTTGCAAACCCTTTACCCTGACGGACAGTTCTTTGCGCATGAAAAGGCCACACTGGAAAACCTTTCCTCAGAAATTCAGGCAAACATAGTCCATCTATCCACCCATGGAATATTCGACTATACTGAACCGGAAGCATCAAAACTCCTCTTTGCTGATGACACCTTTCTTTATGCAAAGGAAATGGCCAAATTTTCCCAGCTGAAAAACAAGGAACTAATTTTTACCGCAGCCTGCACCACAGGGAAAACAAGAAATGACGTAAAGAATTCAAGTGAAATACTCGGTATCCTGCGTCCGCTTTTGATTAACGACAACAAATATTTGATTTTAACTCTCTGGGAAGTTGATTCCAAGTCAGCGGGTGAATTTGTCCGGGAATTTTATACCACTTTGAAGAATAAAAAAGATGTTACTGAAGCATTTCATATCGCAGTAAACAAGCTTAAATCGAAATATAAGCTTCCCTACTACTGGGCTCCGTATTACATCATCGCAAATGGTTAA
- the dndD gene encoding DNA sulfur modification protein DndD, protein MWISLIELTNFKSYQHQMLTFPQPESGKNVVLIGGMNGYGKTTLLEALYLCLFGKDSMTHLARAGLNIDDVKGYPTFLERAFNGESKREGRDTMIVRIVINKTKNKAIDISRKWYFRSNGTWAAEEEAIVREIKKDVPGTPRVDGRNNFHLSDMLDNFLVPAHIAPFFFFDGEEVKKLADQGRVEQVKQGLEGLLGVVLLRSLSDRLRNFEMQKRLGVNNVDENKLAQLGDMLFKNEDELKRLQEKDKSSEDRIRTLKAQREALYERITSAGGACSDVATVKELVEEREQLRNELRDKQKHLEETLVGKLPFHLVSKNVMESLKDQLTAESKYFSWEAEKRTLEPRKNEFERAFHGAEKPSIDPELTVDQKEAIDKRIETAWASLFYPPPSDCASEIIHSYLHEDQRDDALNFLATLSLGQQEIQDNIDEQARLTKRAEDLSRKISKLEGIDRDGTLTHLKDELKKAQEELDSLSEASRADDRRLHTLESQVKSQRAEYEREKKKLEDSSPIRAIMDKSERVRKTIDKIIPALFPLKVQELAKAMTQVYKQLAHKNQVERIEIDNDGSTTILGKSGKEISFDRSAGENQIFATALIAGLAKVSGVKAPMVVDTPLGRLDSKHRENILNFWTHDKKRQVILLSQDKEIDHEFYTQIEPNILKTYLLEHIDVGDGIGRTTALENKYFEGA, encoded by the coding sequence ATGTGGATTTCTTTAATTGAACTGACTAATTTTAAATCATATCAACACCAAATGCTAACTTTTCCCCAGCCAGAATCTGGGAAGAATGTGGTATTAATTGGTGGTATGAATGGGTATGGAAAAACAACCCTCCTTGAAGCACTGTACCTTTGCCTCTTCGGTAAAGACTCCATGACCCATCTTGCCAGAGCAGGTTTAAATATTGATGACGTTAAAGGATACCCTACTTTTTTAGAACGAGCGTTTAACGGAGAATCCAAAAGAGAAGGTCGAGACACAATGATTGTACGCATTGTGATCAACAAGACCAAAAATAAAGCCATTGACATCTCAAGAAAATGGTATTTCAGGTCTAATGGCACTTGGGCTGCCGAAGAAGAAGCAATTGTTCGGGAAATCAAAAAAGATGTTCCAGGAACTCCTCGTGTAGATGGCAGAAACAATTTTCATCTATCTGACATGCTCGACAACTTTTTAGTGCCAGCACATATTGCCCCATTCTTCTTTTTTGATGGCGAAGAAGTGAAGAAGCTTGCAGACCAAGGGCGGGTTGAACAAGTCAAACAAGGTCTTGAAGGCTTGCTTGGAGTTGTCCTGTTACGTTCTTTGTCAGATCGTTTAAGAAATTTTGAGATGCAAAAACGCCTTGGGGTCAATAACGTTGACGAGAACAAACTCGCTCAATTAGGCGATATGTTGTTCAAAAATGAAGATGAATTAAAAAGGTTACAGGAAAAAGACAAAAGTTCTGAAGACAGAATCCGTACATTAAAAGCGCAACGTGAAGCCCTCTATGAACGGATTACCTCTGCTGGTGGTGCATGTAGCGATGTTGCTACTGTCAAGGAACTGGTTGAGGAGCGCGAACAACTGCGTAATGAATTGCGAGATAAACAAAAACATCTTGAAGAGACTCTTGTTGGTAAACTCCCCTTTCATCTTGTATCTAAAAACGTCATGGAAAGTCTTAAAGACCAATTAACAGCGGAGTCGAAATACTTTTCATGGGAAGCAGAGAAGAGGACCTTAGAACCTAGAAAAAATGAATTTGAACGAGCCTTTCATGGCGCAGAAAAACCTTCAATTGACCCAGAGCTAACAGTAGATCAAAAAGAAGCAATTGATAAAAGGATAGAAACAGCTTGGGCAAGTCTATTTTACCCTCCACCGTCTGACTGTGCATCAGAAATAATTCATTCATATTTGCACGAAGATCAGAGGGATGATGCATTAAATTTTCTAGCGACCTTATCTTTAGGCCAACAAGAAATACAAGATAATATTGATGAACAGGCGCGGCTAACTAAACGAGCTGAGGACTTGAGTAGAAAAATATCTAAACTCGAAGGGATTGATAGGGATGGAACATTAACCCACCTTAAAGACGAGCTCAAAAAAGCTCAGGAAGAGCTAGATTCCTTGAGCGAAGCCTCCAGAGCGGATGACAGAAGATTACACACTCTGGAAAGTCAGGTAAAATCACAAAGGGCAGAATATGAGCGAGAAAAGAAAAAGCTCGAAGACTCAAGCCCTATTAGAGCAATAATGGACAAATCTGAAAGAGTCAGAAAAACCATTGATAAAATTATTCCTGCACTTTTCCCGCTTAAAGTTCAGGAATTAGCTAAAGCGATGACCCAAGTATACAAACAGTTGGCTCACAAAAATCAAGTTGAACGAATTGAAATTGATAACGATGGAAGCACAACTATTTTGGGTAAATCAGGAAAAGAAATATCTTTTGACCGATCAGCTGGCGAAAACCAAATTTTTGCAACTGCTCTGATCGCTGGTCTAGCAAAAGTTTCAGGTGTAAAAGCTCCAATGGTAGTAGACACCCCATTAGGACGTTTAGACAGTAAGCACAGAGAGAATATTTTGAATTTTTGGACCCATGATAAAAAACGACAGGTAATCCTTTTGTCTCAGGACAAAGAGATTGACCACGAATTTTATACCCAGATTGAACCAAATATTCTGAAAACGTACCTTCTCGAACATATTGATGTTGGTGACGGCATTGGCAGAACAACAGCTCTTGAAAATAAATATTTTGAGGGAGCCTAA
- a CDS encoding DUF4384 domain-containing protein: protein MTINCINKRLNQLIYLLLIALIALSDPKNVQAFSFLSPSSPEELSQEIAQQITKKIPAGKIYFKPRSFTNSLDKTVPVLSTHLALYLRSELSSSGFDITADNPDYILTGSFLDEGDKTSFFFNVEKTCDGKTLNFTSSIENKQISPELLKENLRTKTVNIASDLACSPSMFNSHLMNDKKISVFINPLVDAKLKSTSPFSENFLFKIKNEIAKYDSIIIARPIPVAQRGTRALKRKAKKVSNLKGSQTIVTDSEAILEGKYYISADHVTVNFEIVDHDGKIISSSEEIIPLAMISLPTEDEQAKKQASILGLHTSQPLPDNMIRIFTTKGDVDVTYRAGEIVTLFVQVAAPLYVYIYAVDSDNNINLIFPTEEDPTNFLQPKTLYTIPPEEAGTEIIVECTPEAPCGTDNILVFASDKNIPLPELTVEVDAVNIHKGTRSIRRTQKDQKKIAKLKRINPLDLVDYFHGAAAMSGARLFRDGLYLRTGK from the coding sequence ATGACGATCAACTGCATCAACAAAAGACTCAACCAACTTATTTACTTGCTATTAATTGCTTTAATTGCCTTATCAGATCCCAAAAATGTACAAGCGTTTTCTTTTTTATCTCCTTCTTCGCCAGAAGAACTTTCTCAAGAAATAGCTCAGCAAATCACTAAAAAAATTCCTGCTGGAAAAATATATTTCAAGCCAAGAAGCTTTACAAATTCTTTAGATAAAACAGTTCCAGTGCTATCCACTCACTTAGCTCTCTATTTGAGATCAGAACTCAGTTCCAGTGGATTCGATATTACAGCCGACAACCCAGACTATATTCTCACAGGTTCTTTTCTTGATGAGGGAGACAAAACGTCCTTCTTCTTTAATGTTGAAAAGACTTGTGATGGAAAAACATTAAATTTTACATCTAGCATTGAAAACAAACAAATATCACCAGAGCTTTTAAAAGAAAATCTAAGGACGAAGACTGTAAATATTGCATCCGATCTTGCCTGTTCTCCAAGCATGTTCAATTCGCACTTGATGAATGATAAAAAAATAAGCGTATTTATTAATCCGCTTGTTGATGCAAAGCTAAAGTCAACCTCACCGTTTTCTGAAAATTTTCTCTTCAAGATCAAAAATGAAATTGCGAAGTATGATTCAATCATTATCGCAAGACCAATCCCTGTTGCCCAAAGAGGAACTCGAGCACTTAAGCGCAAGGCAAAAAAAGTCAGCAACCTAAAAGGAAGTCAGACTATTGTCACCGACTCTGAAGCAATTCTAGAGGGGAAATACTACATCAGCGCAGATCATGTGACTGTGAATTTTGAGATAGTTGATCATGATGGAAAAATTATCTCCTCAAGCGAAGAGATAATCCCACTCGCGATGATCAGCCTTCCTACTGAAGATGAGCAAGCAAAAAAACAGGCTAGTATATTGGGTTTGCATACCTCTCAGCCCTTACCTGACAATATGATCAGGATTTTCACCACAAAAGGAGATGTGGATGTTACATACCGTGCAGGGGAAATCGTTACTCTGTTCGTTCAAGTTGCAGCACCTCTCTATGTGTACATTTACGCTGTGGACAGTGACAACAACATAAATCTGATTTTCCCAACCGAAGAAGACCCTACCAATTTCTTGCAACCAAAAACTTTGTACACAATTCCACCAGAAGAAGCTGGAACAGAAATAATTGTAGAATGCACACCGGAAGCTCCATGCGGAACTGACAATATTCTGGTTTTCGCATCAGACAAAAATATCCCGCTTCCAGAGTTAACCGTGGAAGTGGATGCCGTTAATATTCATAAAGGAACAAGAAGCATTAGACGAACCCAAAAGGACCAGAAGAAAATCGCTAAATTGAAAAGAATCAATCCTTTGGATTTAGTGGATTATTTTCATGGTGCTGCGGCGATGTCCGGGGCTCGGTTGTTTCGGGATGGTTTGTATTTGAGGACGGGTAAGTGA
- a CDS encoding DUF6573 family protein, whose product MVIHCDLLLRMVYSYTRKQAIEDGNLIDVTEQAKETGFKVPVAVSLNLYERYITPPKGLEGEGQSVTGRLHDLFSMCLLAIQDKQNESRISFQVLFLTKGTPRTLEEVEVVCQCGPDDDMKPCITLMLADDD is encoded by the coding sequence ATGGTTATTCATTGTGATCTACTGTTGCGGATGGTCTATTCCTATACCCGCAAACAGGCAATCGAAGACGGAAATTTAATTGATGTGACCGAACAGGCGAAGGAAACCGGATTCAAGGTTCCAGTGGCTGTTTCACTGAACCTGTATGAAAGATACATCACTCCACCGAAAGGACTTGAAGGCGAAGGGCAGAGCGTTACTGGTCGGCTCCATGACCTGTTCAGCATGTGCTTGTTAGCGATACAGGATAAGCAAAATGAGAGCAGGATAAGCTTTCAGGTCTTATTCTTAACCAAGGGAACGCCGAGGACCCTTGAAGAAGTAGAGGTCGTCTGCCAGTGCGGGCCGGATGATGACATGAAGCCCTGTATTACCCTGATGCTGGCGGATGATGATTAG
- the dndC gene encoding DNA phosphorothioation system sulfurtransferase DndC, which translates to MTTCTSTNITDEATADEKWKAIVAEIKDEYLSTDQSHPWIIGFSGGKDSTLLAHAVFDALLDIPPFKRTRPVHIVSNDTLVESPLVISHLDQTTQRISEAVEALGLPISVVRTKPEIDKTFWVLLIGKGYPSPNQTMRWCTDRLKVLPTSTYIKNHVSEHGAAIVVLGVRKDESQSRLRSINKHRNLKGERLSPHDKLKGAFIYRPIVDLTTCDVWELLLMYDAPWGGNHSALVKLYKDSEGGECPVVLTADDAPACGSRFGCWTCTVVEKDKSLQGFVDSGLKEYEPLIEFRGWLKEIRNDPEMRQALRRNGKLTFGATGSHVPGPFTINARRQILERLLIVQKQFGEELISEEEIELIHKHWSKELQQGKGIANG; encoded by the coding sequence ATGACCACTTGCACTTCTACAAATATAACTGACGAAGCTACTGCCGATGAAAAATGGAAAGCAATCGTTGCTGAAATTAAAGACGAATATCTTAGCACAGATCAGTCCCACCCTTGGATAATAGGCTTTTCTGGGGGTAAAGACAGCACCCTACTCGCCCACGCTGTATTTGATGCCTTACTTGACATCCCTCCTTTCAAACGAACTAGACCAGTTCATATTGTTTCCAATGACACGTTAGTAGAAAGTCCTCTTGTCATTTCTCACTTAGACCAAACTACTCAAAGAATTTCAGAGGCAGTTGAAGCACTTGGACTACCGATATCAGTTGTTAGGACCAAACCAGAAATAGATAAAACATTTTGGGTATTGTTAATTGGGAAAGGCTACCCAAGTCCAAACCAAACTATGAGGTGGTGCACAGATCGCCTAAAGGTACTCCCCACAAGCACCTACATTAAAAACCATGTTTCAGAACACGGTGCTGCGATAGTTGTTCTTGGAGTCCGTAAGGATGAAAGTCAATCCCGGCTACGTTCCATTAATAAACATCGCAATCTAAAGGGAGAGCGACTATCCCCTCATGACAAACTAAAAGGCGCATTCATATATCGCCCAATAGTAGACTTAACAACCTGTGATGTCTGGGAATTACTACTCATGTACGATGCCCCTTGGGGTGGCAACCACAGTGCACTTGTCAAACTTTACAAAGACTCAGAAGGCGGAGAATGTCCTGTTGTCCTCACCGCTGACGATGCTCCAGCTTGCGGAAGTCGCTTTGGATGCTGGACATGCACTGTTGTCGAAAAAGACAAAAGCCTTCAAGGATTCGTAGATTCTGGATTAAAGGAATACGAACCGCTCATCGAATTCAGAGGCTGGTTAAAAGAAATACGAAATGACCCAGAAATGAGACAAGCCCTTAGAAGAAATGGGAAACTAACTTTTGGTGCGACAGGTAGCCATGTCCCCGGCCCATTTACTATTAATGCGCGTAGACAAATACTTGAACGTCTATTAATAGTTCAAAAACAATTCGGTGAAGAGCTAATTTCTGAAGAAGAGATAGAATTGATACATAAACACTGGTCCAAAGAACTCCAACAAGGCAAGGGAATAGCAAATGGATGA